A single genomic interval of Longimicrobium sp. harbors:
- a CDS encoding DUF5916 domain-containing protein — MQTGTLATVALLVCAPLSLVGQSPVPGSQNDPRPAVRAVARSSAVVIDGRLDDAAWSAAEVAGDFRQQQPEEGAAPTERTEVRVLYDASAVYIGARMFDSAGPAGVRKLLVRRDQLLNDNASDKIAVVLDPHRDRQTSVWFELNPLGVKGDQLNGDASFDPVWEGASRVDSLGWTAEFKIPLSQLRFPRDSVQNWGLQLWRTLARRNESSMWAFWRRNEPGGPGYFGTVTGLALAAQPRRLELLPYLVQKGTFAEPPAGNPFRSSRELVTRAGGDLRYTLSSSFTLDATVNPDFGQVEVDPAVVNLSAFETTFQEKRPFFVANAASFSFGGVSCYLCSNVSSLNLFYSRRIGRAPQLAGLVQPGNYADFPDAATILGAAKITGRTRGGLSVAVLQALTNEVTARYVPRATPDDEPASREIEPMTGYLVGRVRQDLRKGDTRIGFITTLTHRFMTDPELTSRLHGRAQAAGADIQHYWGRRGYSVVGQVAFSNVAGDSGALRRTQRTSAHYFQRPDRKATSDGIFDISYDPSRTSLRGYGLYARVARESGNWRWETAQNWRSPGFEVNDLAALSRTDYRWMQASVLRSWTKPTRWYRGAAATVSAQQQLNFDGDRTDLQGGISGEITFRNYVQARGLVITHLPTYDPYRTRGGVLVRSAGYHLVSSSVSGDTRKRVTWAANAQGGPNIADDGGFVTGGVSLVVKPAENVRISLGPSYLYDVDPRAFVSNIADSTATRFGGVRSVFARLEQQNLSMSARVNATFTPTLTLELFAQPLLASGRYSDLNEYRAPRTTDALVYGRDVGTMSELRDSTGRVSRYRVDPDGNGPAAGFEVANPDFNFRSLRGTGVLRWEYRPGSTLFVVWTQQRSGSGAFGDFDFQRDRSALFRDRPVNVLQLKASYWFGL; from the coding sequence ATGCAAACTGGAACCCTCGCGACCGTCGCGCTCCTCGTCTGCGCGCCGCTGAGCCTGGTGGGCCAAAGCCCGGTGCCAGGGTCGCAGAACGACCCCCGGCCCGCCGTCCGGGCCGTCGCCCGGAGCTCGGCGGTCGTGATCGACGGGCGGCTCGACGATGCGGCCTGGTCCGCGGCGGAGGTGGCTGGCGACTTCCGCCAGCAGCAACCGGAAGAAGGCGCCGCGCCGACCGAGCGCACGGAGGTCCGCGTGCTGTACGACGCGAGCGCGGTGTACATCGGCGCGCGGATGTTCGACTCCGCGGGACCCGCGGGTGTGCGCAAGCTGCTGGTGCGGCGCGACCAGCTGCTCAATGACAACGCCTCGGACAAGATCGCGGTGGTGCTCGATCCCCACCGCGATCGCCAGACGAGCGTCTGGTTCGAGCTGAATCCGCTGGGCGTGAAGGGCGACCAGCTGAACGGAGATGCCTCCTTCGATCCCGTATGGGAGGGTGCGTCGCGCGTCGATTCCCTCGGCTGGACCGCCGAGTTCAAGATTCCGCTCTCCCAGCTCCGCTTCCCGCGGGATTCGGTGCAGAACTGGGGATTGCAGCTGTGGCGGACGCTGGCACGCCGCAACGAGTCCAGCATGTGGGCCTTCTGGCGGAGGAACGAGCCGGGCGGGCCGGGATACTTTGGCACGGTAACCGGGCTCGCTCTGGCGGCGCAGCCGCGGCGCCTGGAGCTGCTGCCGTACCTGGTGCAGAAGGGCACCTTCGCGGAGCCGCCCGCCGGCAATCCGTTCCGCAGCAGCCGGGAGCTGGTCACGCGCGCTGGCGGCGACCTCAGGTACACCCTGAGCTCCAGCTTCACGCTGGACGCGACGGTGAATCCCGATTTCGGGCAGGTAGAGGTGGATCCGGCGGTGGTGAACCTCTCGGCCTTCGAGACGACCTTCCAGGAGAAGCGGCCCTTTTTCGTGGCCAACGCCGCCAGCTTCTCGTTCGGAGGGGTGAGCTGCTACTTATGCAGCAACGTGTCGAGCCTCAACCTGTTCTACTCGCGCCGGATCGGACGGGCGCCGCAGCTCGCCGGTCTCGTGCAGCCGGGGAACTACGCCGACTTCCCGGACGCGGCGACGATCCTGGGGGCCGCAAAGATCACGGGCCGCACCAGGGGCGGACTTTCGGTGGCCGTGCTCCAGGCGCTCACCAACGAGGTCACCGCGCGCTACGTCCCCCGGGCGACGCCGGACGACGAACCGGCGAGCCGCGAGATCGAGCCGATGACCGGCTACCTGGTGGGCCGGGTGCGGCAGGATCTGCGCAAGGGCGATACGCGGATCGGCTTCATCACCACGCTGACCCACCGGTTCATGACCGATCCGGAGCTGACGAGCAGGCTCCACGGCCGGGCCCAGGCCGCGGGCGCCGACATCCAGCACTACTGGGGAAGGCGCGGCTACTCGGTCGTGGGGCAGGTGGCCTTCTCCAACGTGGCCGGCGACAGCGGCGCGCTCCGCCGCACCCAGCGCACGAGCGCCCACTACTTCCAGCGTCCGGACCGGAAGGCCACCAGCGACGGGATCTTCGACATCAGCTACGACCCCTCCCGCACCTCACTGCGGGGCTACGGGTTGTACGCCAGGGTCGCCAGGGAGAGCGGGAACTGGCGCTGGGAGACCGCGCAGAACTGGCGGAGCCCGGGCTTCGAGGTGAACGACCTCGCGGCGCTCAGCCGCACCGACTACAGGTGGATGCAGGCCAGCGTGCTCCGGAGCTGGACGAAGCCCACCCGGTGGTACCGCGGCGCGGCGGCGACCGTCTCCGCGCAGCAGCAGCTCAACTTCGACGGTGACCGCACCGACCTGCAGGGCGGGATCTCGGGGGAAATCACCTTTCGCAACTACGTTCAGGCGCGCGGCCTGGTGATCACTCACCTGCCGACGTACGACCCCTACCGCACCCGCGGCGGGGTGCTCGTCCGCAGCGCCGGGTACCACCTCGTCTCGTCGTCGGTGAGCGGCGACACCCGCAAGCGCGTGACGTGGGCGGCGAACGCGCAGGGTGGACCCAACATCGCCGACGACGGCGGGTTCGTCACGGGGGGCGTCAGCCTGGTGGTGAAGCCGGCCGAGAACGTGCGCATCAGTCTGGGGCCGTCGTATCTGTACGACGTCGACCCGCGGGCGTTCGTCAGCAACATCGCCGATTCCACGGCCACGCGGTTCGGGGGCGTCCGGAGCGTGTTCGCGCGGCTGGAACAGCAAAACCTCTCCATGAGCGCGCGCGTCAACGCGACCTTCACCCCCACCCTTACGCTCGAGCTGTTCGCCCAGCCGCTCCTGGCGAGCGGCCGCTACAGCGACCTGAACGAGTACCGGGCACCGCGCACCACGGACGCGCTGGTCTACGGCAGGGACGTGGGAACCATGAGCGAGCTCCGCGACTCCACGGGCCGGGTCAGCCGGTACCGCGTTGATCCCGACGGCAACGGTCCCGCGGCGGGATTCGAGGTCGCCAACCCCGATTTCAACTTCCGGTCGCTGCGCGGTACCGGGGTGCTTCGCTGGGAGTACCGCCCGGGGTCGACGCTCTTCGTGGTGTGGACCCAGCAGCGGTCCGGCTCCGGCGCCTTTGGAGACTTCGACTTCCAGCGCGACCGCTCCGCGTTGTTCCGCGACCGTCCCGTCAACGTGCTGCAGCTGAAGGCCAGCTACTGGTTCGGCCTGTAA
- a CDS encoding ATP-binding protein, which translates to MTPRTVEDAAILVVDDERANLELLEEFLRFDGFENVTLTTDPRQVPELFEAKCPDILLLDLHMPYVDGFAVMRQLRATIPTSDYFPILVLTADVTSETKLRALSEGASDFLTKPLDAVEVVLRIRNLLATRFLHLGERAARARAEAAEARAAFLAEASRVLSSSFEYRAMLSTVARLAVPRLADYVVVEMMDGDGRSERIAYAHADAEQEQLLAGGDGLWGGTVPRSHPLVKGCTSGQFLLVADVAAELGPDAGDDDAQREILRRLAPRSVASVPMVAAGEVMGGVTLVTAGSGRTLDADDLGLAEELARRIMVAVEHAQLYHDALQATRARDEILGVVAHDLRNPLSTIRMAAQLMADDVAPAHRKPMDMMLRTTDRMNQLIQDLLEVTRMESGKLALDLSTESPGAVLREASAMMAPLAAARSITFEAQIADELPRIPLDSSRVLQVISNLVGNAVKFTPAGGRITLGAQLLADELRISVADTGPGIPADQIPRVFGRFWQAGKTDRRGIGLGLSIARGIVEAHGGRIWVESVEGEGATFLFTLPVRGA; encoded by the coding sequence GTGACCCCACGCACCGTGGAGGACGCCGCCATCCTGGTGGTGGACGACGAGCGGGCGAACCTGGAGCTCCTGGAGGAGTTCCTCCGCTTCGACGGGTTCGAGAACGTCACCCTGACCACCGATCCGCGCCAGGTGCCGGAGCTGTTCGAGGCGAAGTGCCCGGACATCCTCCTGCTGGACCTGCACATGCCGTACGTGGACGGATTCGCGGTGATGCGGCAGCTGCGCGCCACCATCCCCACGAGCGACTACTTCCCCATCCTGGTCCTTACCGCGGACGTCACCTCCGAGACGAAGCTGCGCGCCCTATCCGAGGGGGCGAGCGACTTCCTCACCAAGCCGCTGGACGCGGTGGAGGTGGTGCTGCGCATCCGCAACCTGCTGGCGACGCGCTTCCTGCACCTGGGGGAGCGCGCCGCCCGCGCGCGCGCCGAAGCCGCGGAGGCGCGCGCCGCCTTCCTGGCCGAGGCGAGCCGGGTGCTGAGCTCGTCGTTCGAGTACCGCGCCATGCTCTCCACCGTGGCGCGGCTGGCCGTACCGCGCCTGGCCGACTACGTGGTGGTGGAGATGATGGACGGCGACGGCCGGAGCGAGCGCATCGCCTACGCGCACGCGGACGCGGAGCAGGAGCAGCTGCTGGCCGGCGGCGACGGGCTGTGGGGTGGCACCGTCCCTCGCAGCCACCCCCTGGTGAAGGGATGCACCAGCGGCCAGTTCCTCCTGGTGGCCGACGTCGCGGCCGAGCTGGGCCCCGACGCCGGCGACGACGATGCCCAGCGCGAGATCCTTCGGCGCCTGGCCCCGCGCTCGGTGGCGAGCGTGCCGATGGTCGCGGCGGGCGAGGTGATGGGCGGCGTGACGCTGGTGACCGCCGGCTCCGGCCGCACGCTGGACGCCGACGACCTGGGACTGGCCGAGGAGCTGGCGCGGCGCATCATGGTGGCGGTGGAGCACGCGCAGCTCTACCACGACGCCCTCCAGGCGACGCGCGCTCGCGACGAGATCCTGGGCGTGGTGGCGCACGACCTCCGCAATCCGCTGAGCACCATCCGCATGGCCGCGCAGCTCATGGCCGACGACGTGGCGCCCGCCCATCGCAAGCCGATGGACATGATGCTGCGCACCACGGACCGGATGAACCAGCTCATCCAGGACCTGCTGGAAGTGACCCGCATGGAGAGCGGGAAGCTGGCGCTCGATCTCAGCACCGAGAGCCCGGGCGCCGTGCTGCGCGAGGCCTCGGCCATGATGGCGCCGCTCGCCGCGGCGCGCTCCATCACCTTCGAGGCGCAGATCGCCGACGAGCTCCCGCGCATCCCGCTGGATTCGTCGCGCGTGCTGCAGGTGATCTCGAACCTGGTGGGGAACGCGGTCAAGTTCACCCCGGCGGGCGGGCGCATCACGCTGGGTGCCCAGCTCCTGGCGGACGAGCTGCGCATCTCCGTGGCAGACACCGGCCCCGGCATTCCGGCGGACCAGATCCCCCGCGTCTTCGGGCGCTTCTGGCAGGCGGGCAAGACGGACCGCCGCGGCATCGGCCTGGGCCTCTCCATCGCCCGCGGCATCGTGGAAGCGCACGGCGGCCGCATCTGGGTGGAGAGCGTCGAGGGCGAGGGCGCCACCTTTCTCTTCACCCTCCCCGTCCGCGGCGCGTAA
- a CDS encoding molybdenum cofactor biosynthesis protein B, giving the protein MSTPSSDQHHRLSDRHGPIPVAVVTVSDSRTPETDTNGIWLREQIEAAGHTPAGYLLIRDEPTEVERALDESRARVVIFNGGTGIAPRDTTFDVLSRRIERPIPGFGELFRMLSWEQVGAAAMLSRATAGVVGGRVVFSLPGSHAAVRLAWERLIAPELRHVAWLVEG; this is encoded by the coding sequence ATGTCCACACCCAGCAGCGACCAGCACCACCGCCTGTCCGACCGCCACGGCCCCATCCCGGTGGCCGTGGTCACCGTCAGCGACTCGCGCACCCCGGAGACCGACACCAACGGCATCTGGCTCCGCGAGCAGATCGAGGCGGCCGGCCACACCCCCGCCGGCTACCTCCTGATCCGCGACGAGCCCACCGAAGTGGAGCGCGCGCTGGACGAGTCGCGGGCGCGGGTGGTGATCTTCAACGGTGGCACCGGCATCGCCCCGCGCGACACCACCTTCGACGTCCTGAGCCGCCGCATCGAGCGCCCCATCCCCGGCTTTGGCGAGCTTTTCCGCATGCTGAGCTGGGAGCAGGTGGGCGCCGCCGCCATGCTCTCGCGCGCGACCGCCGGCGTCGTCGGCGGCCGCGTGGTCTTCTCCCTCCCCGGCTCCCACGCCGCCGTCCGCCTGGCCTGGGAGCGCCTCATCGCCCCCGAGCTCCGCCACGTCGCCTGGCTGGTGGAGGGGTGA
- a CDS encoding VTT domain-containing protein, with translation MRPSRPTAAALPSPPRAERGPRRRPWKKWALAAVLLGGLGAFFALGGPRYLSFETLKEHRDDLLAFKARHFAAMLVATVVVYAVATALSFPGGVLMSLAVGFLFGRWVGAAVVIVAATTGATCAFLSARYLFADAARRRMGPRLQRLSRGFEADAFNYLLFVRLVPIFPFWLMNLVPAFTPVSTRTFVVATAIGILPGSFVFVNLGESLLRIHSARDLLSTTVLLSFTLLGVLSLMPVVVKKVRHRRRNRSALVR, from the coding sequence ATGCGACCCTCCCGCCCCACCGCAGCCGCCCTCCCCAGCCCGCCGCGCGCGGAGCGGGGGCCGCGCCGCAGGCCGTGGAAGAAATGGGCGCTGGCGGCGGTCCTCCTGGGCGGGCTGGGGGCGTTCTTTGCGCTGGGCGGGCCGCGCTACCTCAGCTTCGAGACGCTCAAGGAGCACCGCGACGACCTGCTCGCCTTCAAGGCGCGGCACTTCGCGGCGATGCTGGTGGCGACGGTGGTGGTGTACGCGGTGGCGACCGCCCTCTCCTTTCCGGGCGGGGTGCTGATGTCGCTGGCGGTCGGCTTTCTGTTCGGGCGGTGGGTGGGGGCGGCGGTCGTGATCGTCGCGGCGACGACGGGGGCGACGTGCGCCTTTCTATCGGCCCGCTACCTGTTCGCGGACGCGGCGCGGCGGCGGATGGGGCCGCGGCTCCAGCGGCTGTCGCGGGGATTCGAGGCGGACGCCTTCAACTACCTCCTCTTCGTGCGCCTGGTGCCCATCTTTCCGTTCTGGCTGATGAACCTGGTGCCGGCGTTCACCCCCGTCAGCACGCGCACCTTTGTCGTGGCCACGGCCATCGGCATCCTCCCGGGTTCGTTCGTCTTCGTGAACCTGGGCGAGTCGCTGCTGCGCATCCACTCCGCGCGCGACCTGCTTTCGACGACGGTGCTCCTGTCGTTCACGCTGCTGGGGGTGTTGTCGTTGATGCCGGTGGTGGTGAAGAAGGTGCGGCATCGGAGGAGGAACAGAAGTGCGTTAGTGCGTTAG